A portion of the Musa acuminata AAA Group cultivar baxijiao chromosome BXJ1-1, Cavendish_Baxijiao_AAA, whole genome shotgun sequence genome contains these proteins:
- the LOC103996076 gene encoding growth-regulating factor 5-like, translating to MNNFAAAAAAVGCRPPFTATQWQELEHQALILKYLMAGVPVPPELIIPIRRSFEALPGRYYHPSLSYYSYYGKKPDPEPGRCRRTDGKKWRCSKDAYPGSKYCERHMHRGRNRSRKPVESQTVSPSQTSSSTLTSLSPSGSNAGGTGVGSFRSITLQSIAGPSNAQNSCLGGGASSSRLPMDTDSLGNRYSSGLKPDVDERSFFSEASGTARALGVDSSVDSSWLLMPPQASSFPMSKSQYLSILHSAYSQLQTVQDLGRAKMSSLSRQEQQQHSFFGSEFGSSEPVKHETQFLRPFFDEWPKTRDAWSDLEEDRSNRTSFSTTQLSISIPMAASDFSSTSSRSPNGGSLS from the exons ATGAACAACTTTGCGGCCGCCGCGGCGGCGGTCGGGTGCCGGCCGCCGTTCACGGCGACACAGTGGCAGGAGCTGGAGCACCAGGCGCTGATCTTAAAGTACCTAATGGCGGGCGTTCCCGTGCCGCCGGAGCTTATCATTCCCATAAGGAGGAGCTTCGAGGCCTTGCCCGGACGATACTAccacccttcgc TGAGTTACTATTCCTACTATGGGAAGAAACCGGACCCAGAACCAGGGCGGTGCCGTCGGACTGATGGAAAGAAGTGGCGCTGCTCCAAGGATGCATACCCTGGTTCTAAGTATTGCGAGCGTCACATGCACCGAGGCCGCAACCGTTCAAGAAAGCCTGTGGAATCACAAACTGTCTCCCCATCTCAGACTTCGTCATCGACTTTGACATCCCTCTCTCCCTCTGGAAGCAATGCCGGCGGAACGGGTGTTGGAAGCTTCCGGAGCATCACCCTGCAGTCAATTGCAGGTCCGAGCAATGCACAGAATTCATGCCTTGGTGGTGGTGCTAGTTCATCTCGGCTACCGATGGACACTGACTCTCTTGGCAATAG GTACTCCTCTGGACTTAAACCTGATGTGGATGAGCGTAGTTTCTTTTCTGAAGCTTCTGGCACTGCTAGGGCCCTTGGGGTGGACTCCTCTGTGGACAGCTCATGGCTCCTGATGCCACCACAAGCGTCCTCTTTCCCTATGTCGAAATCCCAATACCTTTCCATTCTGCATAGTGCTTACTCTCAACTTCAGACGGTGCAAGATCTTGGGCGGGCTAAGATGAGCTCACTGTCTAGACAGGAACAGCAGCAACATTCTTTCTTTGGAAGTGAGTTTGGCTCATCAGAGCCTGTGAAACATGAAACTCAGTTCCTCCGTCCTTTCTTTGATGAGTGGCCCAAGACGAGAGATGCTTGGTCAGACCTCGAAGAAGATAGGTCAAACCGGACCTCATTTTCCACAACACAGCTCTCTATTTCCATTCCGATGGCTGCATCAGACTTCTCCAGCACCTCTTCCAGGTCCCCTAATGGGGGATCTCTATCCTGA